Proteins from a single region of Blastocatellia bacterium:
- a CDS encoding M20/M25/M40 family metallo-hydrolase — MNLTRKQFIEFSGKAVLGAGVMPSFFHFLEAPRGFIEDILESPRIKKIHKYIEDHKAEHIAKVQRDLRQPSVSSWNMGITEMAELMKESFKEIGCKEAELVKTDGNPGVWAWYDAGARKTISRYMMYDTQPFNEKEWSSPPLAANIVKMDPFGDVIIARGAINSKGPNRLFLNACEAIIACEGKLPVNIMFTCDGEEEQGSPHFHQVLAPYIDRLKTCNAHLGAGPSQNRDGFVNMSLGNKGIAYVELECHGARWGRGPQRMPIHSSRKAILDSPVWRLIKALSSMVDETGNRILIDGYYDAIVPPTEEEEMLVNTLIARFGDRALASERENVKVWMNNWTAAEAIRHLVFDTTLNINGIWAGYTGPGSATILPEKAAVKIDSRLVPNQVIDEQIKLIRQHLDKHGFSDIKMTKLGGGDEWSRTSVRAPVVQAVLAVYKYYGIEPAIWPRSAGSSPEAQYTRPPLNLPACSGGLGHGSRAHAIDEYLVIEGNDRVAGLVKAEQSIVDILFVYANWPE; from the coding sequence ATGAATCTCACACGCAAACAGTTTATCGAATTCAGCGGCAAAGCGGTGCTGGGCGCCGGCGTCATGCCCAGCTTCTTCCATTTTCTCGAAGCCCCGCGCGGCTTCATCGAGGACATCCTGGAATCGCCTCGCATCAAGAAGATTCACAAATACATCGAGGACCATAAGGCCGAACACATCGCCAAAGTGCAGCGCGATCTGCGTCAGCCGTCGGTCAGCAGTTGGAACATGGGCATCACCGAGATGGCCGAGCTGATGAAAGAGTCGTTCAAGGAGATCGGCTGCAAGGAAGCCGAACTGGTCAAAACCGATGGCAATCCGGGCGTCTGGGCCTGGTACGATGCCGGAGCCCGGAAGACCATCTCCCGCTACATGATGTACGATACGCAACCGTTCAACGAGAAGGAGTGGTCGTCGCCGCCCCTCGCGGCCAATATCGTGAAGATGGATCCGTTTGGCGATGTCATCATCGCGCGCGGCGCGATCAATTCCAAAGGGCCCAATCGGCTCTTCCTCAATGCCTGCGAGGCGATCATCGCCTGTGAAGGAAAGCTCCCGGTCAACATCATGTTCACCTGCGATGGCGAGGAAGAACAGGGAAGCCCTCATTTCCATCAGGTGCTCGCTCCCTACATTGACCGGCTGAAGACGTGCAATGCGCACCTCGGCGCCGGTCCCTCGCAGAATCGAGATGGGTTCGTCAACATGTCGCTCGGCAATAAAGGAATCGCCTACGTGGAGCTGGAATGTCACGGGGCGCGATGGGGGCGAGGGCCGCAGCGGATGCCGATTCACTCCAGTCGCAAAGCGATTCTCGACAGTCCCGTCTGGCGGCTCATCAAAGCGCTCTCCAGCATGGTGGACGAAACGGGCAATCGCATCCTCATTGACGGATACTATGATGCCATTGTGCCGCCGACCGAGGAGGAGGAGATGCTCGTCAATACGCTGATTGCGCGATTCGGCGACCGGGCGCTTGCTTCCGAGCGGGAGAACGTCAAAGTCTGGATGAACAACTGGACGGCCGCCGAAGCCATTCGCCATCTCGTCTTCGACACGACGCTCAACATCAACGGCATCTGGGCGGGCTACACCGGTCCCGGTTCGGCGACGATTCTGCCGGAGAAAGCGGCGGTGAAAATTGATAGTCGGCTCGTCCCCAACCAGGTCATTGACGAGCAGATCAAGCTCATTCGCCAGCACCTGGACAAACACGGCTTCAGCGACATCAAGATGACCAAGCTCGGCGGCGGCGATGAATGGTCGCGCACGAGCGTTCGCGCGCCGGTCGTCCAAGCCGTGCTGGCCGTCTACAAATATTACGGCATCGAACCGGCCATCTGGCCGCGCTCGGCGGGCTCCAGCCCCGAAGCGCAATACACCCGACCGCCGCTCAATCTCCCGGCCTGTTCGGGCGGTCTCGGTCACGGCAGCCGTGCCCACGCCATTGACGAGTATCTGGTCATCGAGGGGAACGATCGCGTCGCCGGTCTGGTGAAAGCCGAGCAGTCCATCGTAGACATTTTATTCGTCTACGCTAATTGGCCGGAGTAA
- a CDS encoding DUF1028 domain-containing protein, whose product MRRRKNRLVHAETFLALLLLFVPSLQLAEKDPDDLLSTFSIVAYDPDNKEWGVAVQSKFFNAAAIVPWAKAGVGAIATQAFANYSYGPEGLKLLEQGLSASEVVKRLTEADPERDRRQLAVIDARGTVETFTGSKCTPWAGAIKGKYYSAQGNILVGQQVVQAMGKAFEETRGDLADRLVAALAAGQAAGGDARGKQSAGLLVVRAGAGFAGTDRYIDLRVDDHPEPIEELQRLLRRYRLTLKLYRAFSLEQEGKITEAIRLVREVVEKDPQDGDVHYRLAALLARTGDKPAALAELEKALTLNRPLALLVTHNPAFDSLRNEPAYQKLMAGR is encoded by the coding sequence GTGCGACGGAGGAAGAATCGGCTCGTCCACGCTGAAACGTTCCTTGCGCTGCTGCTTTTATTCGTTCCATCCCTTCAGTTGGCGGAGAAAGACCCGGACGATCTCCTCTCCACATTTTCCATCGTCGCCTATGATCCCGACAACAAAGAGTGGGGCGTGGCCGTGCAGTCGAAGTTCTTTAACGCTGCAGCCATCGTTCCCTGGGCGAAGGCCGGCGTCGGCGCCATTGCCACGCAAGCGTTCGCCAACTACTCCTACGGCCCGGAAGGACTCAAGCTGCTCGAGCAGGGGCTCAGTGCTTCCGAAGTCGTCAAGAGATTGACCGAGGCCGATCCCGAACGCGACCGGAGGCAACTGGCCGTCATTGACGCGCGGGGCACGGTGGAAACCTTCACCGGATCGAAGTGCACGCCCTGGGCGGGAGCCATCAAGGGGAAGTATTACAGCGCCCAGGGAAATATCCTCGTCGGCCAGCAGGTCGTTCAGGCGATGGGAAAAGCCTTCGAGGAAACCAGAGGTGATCTGGCTGACCGCCTCGTCGCTGCACTGGCGGCAGGGCAAGCCGCTGGAGGCGATGCGCGCGGAAAGCAATCGGCTGGCCTGCTGGTCGTACGAGCCGGAGCCGGGTTCGCGGGAACGGATCGCTACATTGATCTGCGCGTGGACGATCATCCGGAACCGATCGAAGAACTGCAACGCCTGCTCCGCCGCTACCGGTTGACGCTGAAACTTTATCGCGCATTCTCCCTGGAACAGGAGGGAAAGATCACCGAAGCCATCCGCCTCGTTCGAGAGGTCGTGGAAAAAGATCCTCAGGACGGCGATGTGCACTATCGTCTGGCGGCGTTGCTGGCCAGGACGGGAGACAAACCGGCGGCTCTCGCGGAACTGGAGAAGGCGCTCACGCTCAACCGCCCCCTGGCGCTCCTTGTCACGCATAACCCGGCATTTGACAGTCTCAGAAATGAGCCCGCCTATCAAAAGTTGATGGCGGGAAGGTAG
- a CDS encoding carboxypeptidase regulatory-like domain-containing protein, which yields MVVLLAVMIVAPPAFLWAQEITGYINGHVVDEKGDPVAGVKITLTSAVIMGERTTQTNELGSYVFAALPPGLYTLKFEASGFKTVIRTDVEVKVGFTATINVTLEVAALQEAVTVVGETPVLDVTTTQVGINYTERLLKELPTARDIWVTLAMTPGITMTRHDVGGATAGTQTGYRNYGASGQNWPNIDGVITAEGSAAAGFYYDFGAFTEMQIVAGSKSAEVPVPGTFINTIIKTGTNEFHGELYVDYETERFNWDNLNDQLRALGFVRPQKIKLYNDWNANAGGRIIRDKLWWFASWRDQRNHAGALGFVSPKGETDLFPTRLQNQTIKLTYQLTPNNTIHWFAQGGRKIQPYRNWLANIPDRFTAPDAVANQDSWSWAGKVQWVATLSPKILLDVNVGHMGYDWPQRPYSHRPRQLDLNNSAFQIGPPETAFFLNEQRRWQWQGSLSWRVDNFLGGSHNLKFGAWRLLEFRRRIEFGVWEGNAQDTVYVFRGCTGVAPNLSCATATPVEIRQYNYPWFFHQGLHTTALFAQDGWELGRHVRLNLGVRLDRYRNFWRDQKQPAGRFQQEFVIPKNDDVTHFTNVAPRLSFTWDLFGDTKTVLRLSYGRYYFNPSTDLVDLVNPSTRTFKRYSWNDKNGDRDWSPDELTLIAVVGGQNRTLDPDIKNSYTDEFTAGLERELFRDFSLRFNFIRKFEKRRWNSFPLNAPFSAYNIPVTVTDPGRDGQTGTADDRKLTLYDIDDHTRLTNPRFLVSNDPGFLNNYVAYEIEAFKRMSRRWMIVTGYTIEKLNEGTNATNPNALLNSTRSTWEWLFKLQGIYELPRGFQISSIFKHQRGDPYRRTLSVTLPNLRTVTVFAEGFDTGLRLPNVNLWDLRFTKRFRIAERHRVEASLDIFNTLNANTTLTLVTTTGSRFGQPLSILPPRVARLAFRYSF from the coding sequence GTGGTGGTACTTCTCGCGGTGATGATTGTTGCACCCCCGGCGTTTCTGTGGGCGCAAGAAATCACCGGCTACATCAATGGGCATGTCGTAGATGAAAAGGGTGATCCTGTAGCGGGGGTCAAGATTACGCTCACGAGTGCGGTCATTATGGGTGAACGCACGACTCAGACCAACGAACTCGGTTCCTATGTCTTCGCGGCGCTCCCCCCAGGATTGTACACGCTGAAGTTCGAAGCGAGCGGCTTCAAGACGGTCATTCGAACCGATGTGGAAGTTAAGGTTGGATTCACGGCGACGATCAACGTGACGCTAGAAGTCGCGGCGCTTCAGGAAGCGGTGACGGTCGTAGGGGAGACCCCTGTGCTGGATGTGACGACCACGCAGGTCGGGATCAACTATACCGAGCGGTTGTTGAAAGAACTGCCGACGGCCCGCGACATCTGGGTGACATTGGCGATGACGCCCGGCATCACCATGACCCGACATGATGTGGGTGGGGCGACGGCGGGAACTCAAACCGGCTACAGGAACTACGGAGCTTCGGGCCAGAACTGGCCCAACATTGATGGCGTCATCACGGCGGAAGGTTCGGCAGCGGCGGGATTCTATTACGACTTCGGCGCGTTCACCGAGATGCAAATCGTGGCCGGGTCCAAGAGCGCCGAGGTTCCCGTCCCGGGTACCTTCATCAACACGATCATCAAAACGGGAACCAACGAGTTCCACGGCGAACTCTACGTGGATTACGAGACCGAGCGGTTCAACTGGGATAACCTGAATGATCAGTTGCGGGCGTTGGGCTTTGTCCGTCCTCAGAAGATCAAGCTCTACAACGACTGGAATGCCAACGCCGGGGGACGCATCATCCGGGATAAGCTGTGGTGGTTCGCCTCCTGGCGCGATCAACGCAATCACGCGGGGGCCCTGGGTTTTGTCTCTCCCAAGGGTGAAACGGACCTCTTCCCGACGCGACTGCAAAACCAGACCATCAAGCTGACCTATCAGCTCACGCCGAACAATACCATTCATTGGTTCGCCCAGGGAGGACGCAAGATTCAGCCCTACCGGAACTGGCTGGCCAACATTCCGGATCGCTTCACTGCACCCGATGCCGTGGCCAATCAGGATTCCTGGTCCTGGGCCGGCAAGGTGCAGTGGGTGGCGACGCTCTCGCCCAAGATCCTGCTGGATGTCAATGTCGGCCACATGGGATATGACTGGCCCCAACGGCCTTACAGCCATCGGCCACGACAGCTCGATCTGAACAATTCGGCCTTTCAGATCGGTCCACCGGAAACGGCGTTTTTCCTCAACGAGCAACGACGCTGGCAATGGCAGGGGAGTCTCTCCTGGCGCGTGGATAACTTCCTCGGCGGCAGTCACAACCTCAAGTTCGGTGCCTGGCGATTGCTGGAATTCCGACGGCGCATCGAGTTCGGCGTGTGGGAGGGCAATGCGCAGGACACCGTCTACGTGTTCCGGGGCTGCACCGGCGTTGCCCCGAACCTCTCCTGCGCTACGGCCACTCCCGTGGAAATTCGCCAGTACAACTATCCCTGGTTCTTCCATCAGGGATTGCACACGACGGCGTTGTTCGCTCAGGACGGCTGGGAGCTGGGGCGTCATGTCCGGTTGAATCTCGGCGTGCGTCTGGATCGCTATCGGAACTTCTGGAGGGATCAGAAACAGCCCGCCGGACGCTTCCAGCAAGAGTTCGTCATTCCCAAGAATGATGACGTCACCCACTTTACCAACGTCGCTCCGCGATTGAGCTTCACCTGGGATCTGTTCGGTGACACGAAGACCGTGCTGCGGTTGAGCTACGGACGCTACTACTTCAATCCCAGCACCGATCTCGTTGATCTGGTCAATCCTTCAACCCGGACGTTCAAACGCTACTCCTGGAACGATAAAAATGGAGATCGAGATTGGTCGCCGGACGAGCTGACGCTGATTGCCGTCGTGGGAGGTCAGAATCGCACGCTGGATCCCGACATCAAAAACTCCTACACGGATGAGTTCACCGCCGGTTTGGAGCGGGAGCTATTCCGCGACTTCTCTCTGCGCTTCAACTTCATCCGCAAATTTGAGAAAAGGCGCTGGAACAGCTTCCCCCTGAATGCTCCTTTCTCGGCCTATAACATTCCGGTGACGGTGACGGATCCGGGGCGCGACGGTCAAACCGGCACGGCGGATGATCGCAAGCTCACCCTCTATGATATTGATGACCACACTCGGCTGACCAATCCTCGGTTCCTGGTCTCGAACGATCCGGGATTTCTCAACAACTATGTGGCTTATGAGATCGAAGCCTTCAAACGGATGTCCCGTCGGTGGATGATCGTGACCGGCTACACCATCGAGAAGCTCAACGAAGGCACCAATGCGACTAATCCCAATGCGCTTCTGAACAGCACGCGCTCGACCTGGGAGTGGCTCTTCAAGCTGCAGGGCATTTACGAGCTACCGCGGGGCTTCCAGATCAGCAGCATCTTCAAGCACCAGCGGGGTGATCCCTATCGGCGGACGCTCAGCGTCACGTTGCCCAATTTGCGAACGGTCACCGTTTTTGCCGAAGGGTTCGACACCGGTCTGCGGCTGCCCAACGTCAATCTCTGGGATCTGCGGTTCACCAAGCGATTCCGCATCGCCGAGCGTCATCGGGTAGAGGCATCGCTGGACATCTTCAACACCCTCAACGCCAATACGACACTGACGCTGGTGACGACGACGGGTTCGCGCTTCGGTCAACCGCTTTCGATTTTGCCGCCGCGAGTCGCCCGGCTGGCGTTCCGCTATTCGTTCTAG
- a CDS encoding TonB-dependent receptor → MTRQVRSLICCGLLLGLWMLASPSPATGQTATGTITGTIRDETGAVVPGATITVTNVRTGSTRVGVADEAGRYEIPLLPPGEYHVAAEMQGFKKEVRVGILLQVQQILTVDLTLRVGQITEEVMVTGEVSLVESKSSSVGSVIDEKRVAELPLNGREVLQLNLLVPGVVPAIRGSQLGTQGGAIYAHGMREHSNSFYLDGIDQTDRAIGQFSVSPIIDTVREFRLQSARYSAEFGRAAGAQMNVVSKSGTNTFHGSVFWFLRNDVVAARNFFQPKDLPKPPFKRNQFGFTLGGPVVKNHNFFFVGFEGTRLRNVTTRVGRVPTPEMVRGDFSALLPGTVIKDPLTGQPFPGNIIPRERMSRIGQRVASVYPAPNQRDPIRNYLSSPPNRDDVDRFFVRIDHEFSEKDKLFARYAIDDFDKFFGINLFGGPSILPGFGRLDQSRFQSLGGGFIHVFSSTVINEVRIGYTRWTLNYRPEEQRSMVKELGIPGLTDLPRNTGWPLFSISGFAAIGDATNLPQGGPGVTYQFSEALHILRGKHTLKLGADLWKYRFGNFFLDASARGSFTFTGQFTGHPIADLLLGIPVQSFRGVGASDFTNFQQSYDFYVQDDWKVTPRLTLNLGLRYEYNTPYIEKKDRFTNFYINPPRLVLAGRDGVSRSTYDDDPNNLGPRFGFAYDVMGDGKMALRGGYGIYYDRTILNTILGLRLNPPHYEFNLFLSDPTVPRLTLENPFPAGAGIPLLPSPSFFAKDFRDGYVQQWSLNIQRQMIGDLLVEIGYVGSKGTHLYRQRQLNQPKPAPGPVQPRRPFPQFGSINGIESSGHSTYHSFQLKADKRFSKNYGFLLAYTFAKSIDSNSAYAGNAHTTNNAQDGNNLRAEKGLSSFDMRHRFSLSYIIQLPFGQGQAYLSNVTGFVGQLVSGWEITGITTLQSGTPSDPQLTIDRSNTGIFRDRPNRVGDPKLDKATPDQFWNPAAFVLQPQFSFGNAGRNVLPGPNWINFDLSILKNTQIHEKINLQFRTEFFNLFNHPNFFNPERFVDTALFGKVTAAADPRLIQFGLKLIF, encoded by the coding sequence ATGACACGCCAGGTGAGGTCTCTGATCTGCTGTGGTCTTCTGCTGGGGCTGTGGATGCTCGCGTCGCCGTCTCCGGCAACAGGGCAAACAGCCACAGGTACGATTACGGGAACGATTCGAGATGAAACCGGGGCGGTGGTTCCGGGAGCCACCATCACCGTGACGAATGTCAGGACCGGCTCGACGCGCGTGGGCGTGGCCGATGAAGCGGGTCGGTACGAAATTCCGCTGCTTCCGCCGGGAGAATATCACGTCGCCGCCGAAATGCAGGGGTTCAAGAAAGAAGTGCGCGTGGGCATTCTGCTTCAGGTCCAGCAAATCCTCACGGTGGATTTAACTCTGCGCGTCGGGCAGATCACCGAAGAAGTCATGGTCACCGGCGAAGTTTCGCTCGTCGAGAGTAAAAGCTCGTCCGTGGGCAGCGTCATTGATGAGAAGCGGGTGGCTGAGCTGCCTTTGAATGGTCGCGAGGTGCTCCAATTGAATCTCCTGGTTCCCGGCGTCGTTCCGGCCATTCGCGGGTCTCAACTGGGGACGCAGGGCGGAGCCATTTACGCCCACGGAATGCGCGAGCACTCGAATTCCTTTTATCTCGACGGCATAGACCAGACCGATCGGGCCATCGGGCAGTTCTCCGTCAGCCCGATCATTGATACGGTCCGCGAATTTCGCCTCCAATCGGCGCGCTATTCAGCCGAGTTCGGACGGGCGGCCGGCGCTCAGATGAACGTGGTAAGTAAGTCGGGAACGAACACATTTCATGGGTCGGTCTTCTGGTTCTTGCGCAACGATGTGGTGGCCGCGCGAAATTTCTTCCAACCCAAGGATCTTCCCAAGCCCCCGTTCAAGCGGAATCAATTTGGTTTCACCCTGGGCGGACCGGTGGTGAAAAATCACAACTTCTTCTTCGTCGGATTTGAGGGGACGCGGCTGCGCAATGTGACCACGCGCGTGGGGCGCGTGCCGACGCCGGAGATGGTGCGGGGCGATTTCTCGGCGTTGCTCCCGGGCACCGTCATCAAAGATCCGCTCACGGGCCAACCGTTTCCGGGAAACATCATCCCGCGGGAGCGGATGAGTCGGATCGGTCAACGGGTGGCGTCGGTTTACCCGGCGCCGAATCAGAGGGATCCGATTCGGAATTACCTCTCGTCGCCGCCCAATCGGGATGATGTAGATCGCTTCTTCGTGCGCATTGACCACGAGTTTTCCGAAAAGGATAAGCTGTTCGCCCGCTACGCCATTGATGACTTCGACAAGTTTTTCGGCATCAACTTGTTTGGCGGCCCGTCCATCCTCCCCGGCTTCGGGCGACTGGATCAGTCTCGATTTCAGAGTCTCGGAGGGGGATTCATTCACGTCTTCAGCAGCACTGTCATCAATGAAGTCCGCATCGGCTATACCCGCTGGACGCTCAACTATCGCCCCGAAGAACAACGGAGCATGGTCAAGGAGCTGGGCATCCCCGGCCTCACGGACCTGCCGCGTAATACCGGCTGGCCGCTCTTTTCCATCAGCGGCTTTGCCGCCATCGGGGATGCAACGAACCTCCCGCAAGGGGGACCGGGCGTCACCTATCAGTTCTCCGAAGCGCTTCACATCCTCCGGGGGAAACACACGCTCAAGCTGGGGGCGGATTTGTGGAAATATCGCTTCGGCAATTTCTTCCTGGATGCTTCGGCTCGTGGATCATTCACCTTCACCGGCCAGTTCACCGGCCATCCGATTGCCGATCTTCTCCTGGGAATTCCCGTGCAGAGCTTCCGGGGCGTGGGCGCGTCGGATTTCACCAATTTCCAACAGTCGTACGACTTTTACGTCCAGGATGACTGGAAGGTGACGCCGAGATTGACGCTCAACCTGGGATTGCGATACGAGTACAACACGCCCTACATCGAGAAGAAGGATCGCTTCACCAACTTCTATATCAATCCTCCCCGGCTGGTCCTGGCGGGTCGGGACGGCGTCTCCCGTTCCACCTATGATGACGATCCCAACAATCTGGGTCCGCGCTTTGGCTTCGCCTATGACGTGATGGGGGATGGCAAGATGGCTCTTCGCGGAGGCTATGGGATTTACTACGACCGCACGATCTTGAATACGATTCTGGGTCTGCGCCTCAACCCGCCCCACTACGAATTCAATCTCTTCCTCAGCGATCCGACGGTTCCGCGATTGACGCTGGAGAATCCCTTCCCGGCCGGAGCGGGCATCCCGCTTCTTCCCTCCCCGTCTTTCTTCGCCAAAGATTTTCGCGACGGATATGTGCAGCAGTGGAGCTTGAACATCCAGCGGCAGATGATCGGAGATTTGCTCGTGGAGATCGGTTACGTGGGATCGAAAGGGACGCACCTGTATCGGCAGCGCCAACTGAATCAGCCGAAACCGGCTCCGGGTCCGGTTCAACCGCGTCGGCCCTTCCCGCAGTTTGGCAGCATCAACGGCATTGAATCGAGCGGGCACTCCACCTACCACTCGTTCCAGCTCAAAGCCGACAAACGATTCTCGAAGAATTACGGGTTCCTTCTGGCCTACACGTTTGCTAAGTCCATTGACTCGAACTCGGCGTATGCCGGTAACGCCCACACGACAAACAACGCTCAAGACGGTAACAACCTTCGCGCAGAGAAGGGACTCTCGTCCTTCGACATGAGACATCGGTTCTCGCTGAGCTACATCATCCAGTTGCCGTTTGGGCAGGGTCAGGCGTATTTGAGTAACGTCACCGGCTTTGTCGGTCAGCTCGTTTCCGGCTGGGAGATCACCGGCATCACGACCCTGCAATCGGGCACGCCGTCGGATCCGCAACTGACCATTGACCGCAGCAACACCGGCATCTTCCGCGACCGTCCGAATCGGGTGGGCGATCCCAAGCTGGATAAAGCCACGCCCGATCAGTTCTGGAACCCGGCGGCCTTTGTGCTGCAACCCCAGTTCAGCTTCGGCAATGCGGGGCGAAATGTCCTGCCCGGACCGAACTGGATCAACTTCGATCTTTCGATTCTCAAGAACACTCAGATTCACGAGAAAATCAACCTTCAGTTTCGTACCGAGTTCTTCAATCTCTTCAACCATCCGAACTTCTTCAATCCCGAGCGGTTCGTGGATACGGCCCTCTTTGGCAAGGTGACTGCCGCGGCCGATCCCCGGCTGATTCAGTTCGGGTTGAAGCTGATCTTTTGA